The following are encoded in a window of Ranitomeya variabilis isolate aRanVar5 chromosome 6, aRanVar5.hap1, whole genome shotgun sequence genomic DNA:
- the KLHL38 gene encoding kelch-like protein 38 isoform X2 — MDGKTSEVLLFHDKVFSSDLMRQLNKLRESRLLTDVTICSDDCEFPCHRNVLASSSPYFKAMFCNNFKESTQDKVFLMGIDSDTLHRIIVYVYTGEILITLDNVFSLIQGASLLQYEKLLGTCSKFLQDQMTPQNCLSMIRLSEFFSCKNLKEKARRMALQYFKDVSISEDLKDLGVSELLDYIGDDDLCAEEEQVFEALMTWIRHNEHGRRCYIQELFQKVRLQYVHPTFLFHFIANEPLIQSSASCRRLLESACRVLFAHNTSISPDIKPICHVPRRFSHQEFLINIGGRKDNQQTTRDVLLYNEKTNQWLRLAKLPTRLHKASAVGLHGNVYVLGGLSIGNKENIVTSSVFILSLKLNQWRKGEPMLVPRYSHKSIGYRNYIISIGGIGAKQQILSSVERFDSIYNSWEEMASMPVAVLHPAVAAKDERIYLFGGEDVMQNPVRLIQVYHVFRNMWFRMETRMVKNVCAPAVVVGEKIIIIGGYTRRIIAYDMMQNTFAKCADMKDRRMHHGATVLQNKIYVTGGRCLTVDNTIEDSDSFDCYDPDTDTWTSKGKLPHRLFDHGCLTLQCIPTQFH; from the exons ATGGATGGCAAAACCAGTGAAGTCCTACTCTTTCATGATAAAGTGTTCTCCAGCGACTTAATGAGGCAGCTGAACAAGTTGAGAGAATCCAGGTTGCTTACTGACGTCACCATTTGTAGTGATGACTGCGAATTCCCTTGCCATAGGAACGTCTTGGCCTCCAGTAGTCCATACTTTAAGGCAATGTTTTGCAACAATTTTAAGGAAAGTACCCAGGACAAGGTGTTTTTGATGGGAATAGATTCAGATACGCTTCATCGGATCATCGTCTACGTCTACACCGGGGAGATCCTCATAACGTTGGACAACGTCTTCAGTCTCATTCAAGGTGCTTCACTTTTACAGTATGAAAAACTATTGGGAACTTGCTCAAAATTCCTCCAGGACCAAATGACTCCTCAAAATTGTTTAAGTATGATCAGACTTTCTGAATTCTTTAGCTGTAAGAACCTCAAAGAGAAGGCTAGACGAATGGCTTTGCAATACTTTAAAGACGTGTCCATTTCCGAAGATCTGAAGGATCTCGGTGTCTCGGAACTGTTGGACTATATTGGAGATGATGATCTTTGTGCTGAAGAAGAACAAGTGTTTGAGGCTCTAATGACCTGGATAAGACACAATGAACATGGTCGAAGGTGCTATATACAAGAATTATTTCAAAAAGTCAGGCTCCAGTATGTCCATCCAACTTTTCTTTTCCATTTCATTGCCAATGAACCTTTGATCCAGTCTTCGGCGTCTTGCCGGAGATTGTTAGAATCAGCCTGTAGAGTATTATTTGCTCATAACACATCCATCTCCCCTGATATCAAGCCAATATGTCATGTCCCACGTCGATTTTCTCATCAAGAATTCCTCATCAACATAGGAGGCCGAAAGGACAACCAGCAGACGACACGAGACGTCTTGCTGTATAATGAGAAAACCAATCAGTGGCTGAGGCTTGCAAAGTTGCCGACACGTCTACACAAGGCTTCGGCAGTTGGATTGCATGGTAATGTGTATGTCCTAGGTGGGCTATCCATTGGCAACAAAGAGAACATTGTCACATCAAGTGTTTTCATACTGTCCCTAAAATTAAATCAGTGGCGCAAAGGTGAACCCATGCTTGTTCCAAGATACTCCCACAAGAGTATCGGGTACAGAAACTATATAATCTCAATAGGAGGGATTGGAGCAAAACAACAAATTCTTAGCTCGGTGGAGAGGTTTGATAGCATTTATAACTCCTGGGAGGAAATGGCTAGTATGCCAGTCGCTGTCCTCCATCCTGCAGTAGCTGCGAAAGATGAAAGAATATATCTTTTTGGTGGAGAGGACGTGATGCAGAATCCAGTCCGGCTTATACAG GTTTATCATGTTTTCAGAAACATGTGGTTCAGGATGGAGACCAGAATGGTAAAAAACGTATGCGCCCCAGCCGTTGTTGTTGGGGAAAAGATTATAATAATCGGAG GTTACACCAGAAGAATTATTGCCTACGATATGATGCAAAATACATTTGCCAAATGTGCCGACATGAAGGACAGGCGAATGCACCATGGCGCCACCGTCCTGCAGAATAAAATTTACGTAACAGGCGGCCGCTGTCTGACCGTGGACAACACCATTGAGGACTCTGATTCCTTTGACTGCTATGATCCTGATACCGATACATGGACTTCAAAGGGAAAACTGCCCCATAGGTTATTTGACCATGGCTGTCTCACTCTGCAGTGTATCCCTACACAATTTCACTAA
- the KLHL38 gene encoding kelch-like protein 38 isoform X1, whose translation MRLRILLYFYRLEEDKRTSAPVWLLTWTLSNTSYCISFVGSFSNWNNWGNMDGKTSEVLLFHDKVFSSDLMRQLNKLRESRLLTDVTICSDDCEFPCHRNVLASSSPYFKAMFCNNFKESTQDKVFLMGIDSDTLHRIIVYVYTGEILITLDNVFSLIQGASLLQYEKLLGTCSKFLQDQMTPQNCLSMIRLSEFFSCKNLKEKARRMALQYFKDVSISEDLKDLGVSELLDYIGDDDLCAEEEQVFEALMTWIRHNEHGRRCYIQELFQKVRLQYVHPTFLFHFIANEPLIQSSASCRRLLESACRVLFAHNTSISPDIKPICHVPRRFSHQEFLINIGGRKDNQQTTRDVLLYNEKTNQWLRLAKLPTRLHKASAVGLHGNVYVLGGLSIGNKENIVTSSVFILSLKLNQWRKGEPMLVPRYSHKSIGYRNYIISIGGIGAKQQILSSVERFDSIYNSWEEMASMPVAVLHPAVAAKDERIYLFGGEDVMQNPVRLIQVYHVFRNMWFRMETRMVKNVCAPAVVVGEKIIIIGGYTRRIIAYDMMQNTFAKCADMKDRRMHHGATVLQNKIYVTGGRCLTVDNTIEDSDSFDCYDPDTDTWTSKGKLPHRLFDHGCLTLQCIPTQFH comes from the exons ATGAGACTCAGAATATTACTTTATTTTTATAGGCTGGAAGAAGATAAGAGGACTTCTGCTCCAGTGTGGCTGCTGACATGGACTCTCTCCAATACAAGTTATTGCATTTCATTTGTTGGGAGCTTTTCTAATTGGAATAATTGGGGCAATATGGATGGCAAAACCAGTGAAGTCCTACTCTTTCATGATAAAGTGTTCTCCAGCGACTTAATGAGGCAGCTGAACAAGTTGAGAGAATCCAGGTTGCTTACTGACGTCACCATTTGTAGTGATGACTGCGAATTCCCTTGCCATAGGAACGTCTTGGCCTCCAGTAGTCCATACTTTAAGGCAATGTTTTGCAACAATTTTAAGGAAAGTACCCAGGACAAGGTGTTTTTGATGGGAATAGATTCAGATACGCTTCATCGGATCATCGTCTACGTCTACACCGGGGAGATCCTCATAACGTTGGACAACGTCTTCAGTCTCATTCAAGGTGCTTCACTTTTACAGTATGAAAAACTATTGGGAACTTGCTCAAAATTCCTCCAGGACCAAATGACTCCTCAAAATTGTTTAAGTATGATCAGACTTTCTGAATTCTTTAGCTGTAAGAACCTCAAAGAGAAGGCTAGACGAATGGCTTTGCAATACTTTAAAGACGTGTCCATTTCCGAAGATCTGAAGGATCTCGGTGTCTCGGAACTGTTGGACTATATTGGAGATGATGATCTTTGTGCTGAAGAAGAACAAGTGTTTGAGGCTCTAATGACCTGGATAAGACACAATGAACATGGTCGAAGGTGCTATATACAAGAATTATTTCAAAAAGTCAGGCTCCAGTATGTCCATCCAACTTTTCTTTTCCATTTCATTGCCAATGAACCTTTGATCCAGTCTTCGGCGTCTTGCCGGAGATTGTTAGAATCAGCCTGTAGAGTATTATTTGCTCATAACACATCCATCTCCCCTGATATCAAGCCAATATGTCATGTCCCACGTCGATTTTCTCATCAAGAATTCCTCATCAACATAGGAGGCCGAAAGGACAACCAGCAGACGACACGAGACGTCTTGCTGTATAATGAGAAAACCAATCAGTGGCTGAGGCTTGCAAAGTTGCCGACACGTCTACACAAGGCTTCGGCAGTTGGATTGCATGGTAATGTGTATGTCCTAGGTGGGCTATCCATTGGCAACAAAGAGAACATTGTCACATCAAGTGTTTTCATACTGTCCCTAAAATTAAATCAGTGGCGCAAAGGTGAACCCATGCTTGTTCCAAGATACTCCCACAAGAGTATCGGGTACAGAAACTATATAATCTCAATAGGAGGGATTGGAGCAAAACAACAAATTCTTAGCTCGGTGGAGAGGTTTGATAGCATTTATAACTCCTGGGAGGAAATGGCTAGTATGCCAGTCGCTGTCCTCCATCCTGCAGTAGCTGCGAAAGATGAAAGAATATATCTTTTTGGTGGAGAGGACGTGATGCAGAATCCAGTCCGGCTTATACAG GTTTATCATGTTTTCAGAAACATGTGGTTCAGGATGGAGACCAGAATGGTAAAAAACGTATGCGCCCCAGCCGTTGTTGTTGGGGAAAAGATTATAATAATCGGAG GTTACACCAGAAGAATTATTGCCTACGATATGATGCAAAATACATTTGCCAAATGTGCCGACATGAAGGACAGGCGAATGCACCATGGCGCCACCGTCCTGCAGAATAAAATTTACGTAACAGGCGGCCGCTGTCTGACCGTGGACAACACCATTGAGGACTCTGATTCCTTTGACTGCTATGATCCTGATACCGATACATGGACTTCAAAGGGAAAACTGCCCCATAGGTTATTTGACCATGGCTGTCTCACTCTGCAGTGTATCCCTACACAATTTCACTAA